The following coding sequences lie in one Indicator indicator isolate 239-I01 chromosome 2, UM_Iind_1.1, whole genome shotgun sequence genomic window:
- the TBXT gene encoding T-box transcription factor T isoform X3 — protein MSSPGTEGAGKPPQYRVDHLLSAVENELQAGSEKGDPTERELRVALEDNDLWLRFKELTNEMIVTKNGRRMFPVLKVSVSGLDPNAMYSFLLDFVAADGHRWKYVNGEWVPGGKPEPQAPSCVYIHPDSPNFGAHWMKAPVSFSKVKLTNKLNGGGQIMLNSLHKYEPRIHIVRVGGPQRMITSHSFPETQFIAVTAYQNEEITALKIKYNPFAKAFLDAKERSDHKDMMEEVGDNQQSGYSQSYADNSSACLSMLQSHDNWSSLGVPTHTTMLPMSHSTGTATSSSQYPNLWSVSNSTITPVSQSSGMSNGLSSQFLRSSPAHYTALSHPVTATASASPLYDSGAPTDLPDSQYDASAHARLASTWTPVTPPSM, from the exons ATGAGCTCCCCTGGCACGGAGGGCGCGGGCAAGCCCCCGCAGTACCGCGTGGATCACCTGCTGAGCGCCGTGGAGAACGAGCTGCAGGCGGGCAGCGAGAAGGGGGACCCGACAGAGCGGGAGCTGCGGGTTGCGCTGGAGGACAACGACCTGTGGCTGCGCTTCAAAGAGCTCACCAACGAGATGATCGTCACCAAAAACGGCAG GAGGATGTTCCCGGTGCTGAAGGTGAGCGTGTCGGGGCTAGACCCCAACGCAATGTACTCCTTCCTGCTGGACTTCGTGGCGGCCGACGGCCACCGCTGGAAGTACGTGAATGGGGAGTGGGTGCCGGGCGGGAAGCCGGAGCCACAGGCGCCCAGCTGCGTCTACATCCACCCCGATTCGCCCAACTTCGGGGCGCACTGGATGAAGGCGCCTGTCTCCTTCAGCAAAGTCAAACTCACCAACAAGCTCAACGGCGGCGGGCAG ATCATGTTGAACTCCCTGCACAAGTATGAGCCTAGGATTCATATAGTGCGAGTGGGTGGCCCACAGCGGATGATCACCAGCCATTCCTTCCCAGAGACCCAGTTTATAGCCGTGACGGCCTACCAGAACGAGGAG aTCAcggctttaaaaattaaatataatccATTTGCAAAGGCATTTCTTGATGCAAAAGAAAG aagtgaTCACAAAGACATGATGGAGGAAGTGGGAGACAACCAGCAATCTGGGTATTCTCAGT CCTATGCCGATAAttcctctgcctgcctttccATGCTGCAGTCCCATGACAACTGGTCTTCTCTGGGAGTTCCAACACACACGACAATGCTGCCTATGAGTcacagcactggcacagctACCAGCTCCAG TCAGTATCCTAACTTATGGTCTGTGAGTAACAGCACCATCACACCGGTGTCTCAGTCAAGCGGGATGTCCAACGGCCTGAGCTCCCAGTTTTTACGCAGCTCTCCAGCACACTACACTGCCCTTTCGCACCCAGTCACTGCCACCGCCTCTGCCTCCCCTCTGTATGACAGTGGGGCACCCACGGACCTGCCTGACAGCCAGTACGACGCCTCTGCACATGCCAGGCTAGCATCCACATGGACACCTGTCACCCCCCCTTCCATGTAA
- the TBXT gene encoding T-box transcription factor T isoform X2: protein MSSPGTEGAGKPPQYRVDHLLSAVENELQAGSEKGDPTERELRVALEDNDLWLRFKELTNEMIVTKNGRRMFPVLKVSVSGLDPNAMYSFLLDFVAADGHRWKYVNGEWVPGGKPEPQAPSCVYIHPDSPNFGAHWMKAPVSFSKVKLTNKLNGGGQIMLNSLHKYEPRIHIVRVGGPQRMITSHSFPETQFIAVTAYQNEEITALKIKYNPFAKAFLDAKERSDHKDMMEEVGDNQQSGYSQWGWLIPGTGTLCPPANPHPQFGAPLSLSSAHSCERYSSLRSHRPAPYPNPYTHRNNSPTYADNSSACLSMLQSHDNWSSLGVPTHTTMLPMSHSTGTATSSSQYPNLWSVSNSTITPVSQSSGMSNGLSSQFLRSSPAHYTALSHPVTATASASPLYDSGAPTDLPDSQYDASAHARLASTWTPVTPPSM, encoded by the exons ATGAGCTCCCCTGGCACGGAGGGCGCGGGCAAGCCCCCGCAGTACCGCGTGGATCACCTGCTGAGCGCCGTGGAGAACGAGCTGCAGGCGGGCAGCGAGAAGGGGGACCCGACAGAGCGGGAGCTGCGGGTTGCGCTGGAGGACAACGACCTGTGGCTGCGCTTCAAAGAGCTCACCAACGAGATGATCGTCACCAAAAACGGCAG GAGGATGTTCCCGGTGCTGAAGGTGAGCGTGTCGGGGCTAGACCCCAACGCAATGTACTCCTTCCTGCTGGACTTCGTGGCGGCCGACGGCCACCGCTGGAAGTACGTGAATGGGGAGTGGGTGCCGGGCGGGAAGCCGGAGCCACAGGCGCCCAGCTGCGTCTACATCCACCCCGATTCGCCCAACTTCGGGGCGCACTGGATGAAGGCGCCTGTCTCCTTCAGCAAAGTCAAACTCACCAACAAGCTCAACGGCGGCGGGCAG ATCATGTTGAACTCCCTGCACAAGTATGAGCCTAGGATTCATATAGTGCGAGTGGGTGGCCCACAGCGGATGATCACCAGCCATTCCTTCCCAGAGACCCAGTTTATAGCCGTGACGGCCTACCAGAACGAGGAG aTCAcggctttaaaaattaaatataatccATTTGCAAAGGCATTTCTTGATGCAAAAGAAAG aagtgaTCACAAAGACATGATGGAGGAAGTGGGAGACAACCAGCAATCTGGGTATTCTCAGT gggg TTGGCTTATTCCAGGGACTGGGACTTTGTGCCCACCTGCCAATCCTCACCCTCAGTTTGGAGCCCCCTTGTCGCTctcctctgctcacagctgtgAAAGGTACTCATCGCTGAGGAGCCACCGTCCTGCCCCCTACCCCAACCCCTACACTCATAGAAACAACTCGCCAA CCTATGCCGATAAttcctctgcctgcctttccATGCTGCAGTCCCATGACAACTGGTCTTCTCTGGGAGTTCCAACACACACGACAATGCTGCCTATGAGTcacagcactggcacagctACCAGCTCCAG TCAGTATCCTAACTTATGGTCTGTGAGTAACAGCACCATCACACCGGTGTCTCAGTCAAGCGGGATGTCCAACGGCCTGAGCTCCCAGTTTTTACGCAGCTCTCCAGCACACTACACTGCCCTTTCGCACCCAGTCACTGCCACCGCCTCTGCCTCCCCTCTGTATGACAGTGGGGCACCCACGGACCTGCCTGACAGCCAGTACGACGCCTCTGCACATGCCAGGCTAGCATCCACATGGACACCTGTCACCCCCCCTTCCATGTAA
- the TBXT gene encoding T-box transcription factor T isoform X1, which translates to MSSPGTEGAGKPPQYRVDHLLSAVENELQAGSEKGDPTERELRVALEDNDLWLRFKELTNEMIVTKNGRRMFPVLKVSVSGLDPNAMYSFLLDFVAADGHRWKYVNGEWVPGGKPEPQAPSCVYIHPDSPNFGAHWMKAPVSFSKVKLTNKLNGGGQIMLNSLHKYEPRIHIVRVGGPQRMITSHSFPETQFIAVTAYQNEEITALKIKYNPFAKAFLDAKERSDHKDMMEEVGDNQQSGYSQLGSWLIPGTGTLCPPANPHPQFGAPLSLSSAHSCERYSSLRSHRPAPYPNPYTHRNNSPTYADNSSACLSMLQSHDNWSSLGVPTHTTMLPMSHSTGTATSSSQYPNLWSVSNSTITPVSQSSGMSNGLSSQFLRSSPAHYTALSHPVTATASASPLYDSGAPTDLPDSQYDASAHARLASTWTPVTPPSM; encoded by the exons ATGAGCTCCCCTGGCACGGAGGGCGCGGGCAAGCCCCCGCAGTACCGCGTGGATCACCTGCTGAGCGCCGTGGAGAACGAGCTGCAGGCGGGCAGCGAGAAGGGGGACCCGACAGAGCGGGAGCTGCGGGTTGCGCTGGAGGACAACGACCTGTGGCTGCGCTTCAAAGAGCTCACCAACGAGATGATCGTCACCAAAAACGGCAG GAGGATGTTCCCGGTGCTGAAGGTGAGCGTGTCGGGGCTAGACCCCAACGCAATGTACTCCTTCCTGCTGGACTTCGTGGCGGCCGACGGCCACCGCTGGAAGTACGTGAATGGGGAGTGGGTGCCGGGCGGGAAGCCGGAGCCACAGGCGCCCAGCTGCGTCTACATCCACCCCGATTCGCCCAACTTCGGGGCGCACTGGATGAAGGCGCCTGTCTCCTTCAGCAAAGTCAAACTCACCAACAAGCTCAACGGCGGCGGGCAG ATCATGTTGAACTCCCTGCACAAGTATGAGCCTAGGATTCATATAGTGCGAGTGGGTGGCCCACAGCGGATGATCACCAGCCATTCCTTCCCAGAGACCCAGTTTATAGCCGTGACGGCCTACCAGAACGAGGAG aTCAcggctttaaaaattaaatataatccATTTGCAAAGGCATTTCTTGATGCAAAAGAAAG aagtgaTCACAAAGACATGATGGAGGAAGTGGGAGACAACCAGCAATCTGGGTATTCTCAGT TAGGTAGTTGGCTTATTCCAGGGACTGGGACTTTGTGCCCACCTGCCAATCCTCACCCTCAGTTTGGAGCCCCCTTGTCGCTctcctctgctcacagctgtgAAAGGTACTCATCGCTGAGGAGCCACCGTCCTGCCCCCTACCCCAACCCCTACACTCATAGAAACAACTCGCCAA CCTATGCCGATAAttcctctgcctgcctttccATGCTGCAGTCCCATGACAACTGGTCTTCTCTGGGAGTTCCAACACACACGACAATGCTGCCTATGAGTcacagcactggcacagctACCAGCTCCAG TCAGTATCCTAACTTATGGTCTGTGAGTAACAGCACCATCACACCGGTGTCTCAGTCAAGCGGGATGTCCAACGGCCTGAGCTCCCAGTTTTTACGCAGCTCTCCAGCACACTACACTGCCCTTTCGCACCCAGTCACTGCCACCGCCTCTGCCTCCCCTCTGTATGACAGTGGGGCACCCACGGACCTGCCTGACAGCCAGTACGACGCCTCTGCACATGCCAGGCTAGCATCCACATGGACACCTGTCACCCCCCCTTCCATGTAA